In Cyanobium sp. WAJ14-Wanaka, the following are encoded in one genomic region:
- a CDS encoding DJ-1/PfpI family protein encodes MASSKILVLVEEHYDETEFNVFNSFFPTHGVAVDYASYLWGNESLEFEGNDKTSKVKVDLCVSKVNLSDYKGLILIGGYAMDRLRYQTTLSGSRNTAPAVELLRTAVQRMDAGQLAIGTICHSLWLFCADPSLIKGRKVTCAHNIACDVENAGGELVVANGETVDTHSDGLLITGRHPGSVDAFDELFLSTIQAL; translated from the coding sequence ATGGCATCTTCTAAAATTCTCGTCCTAGTTGAAGAGCATTACGACGAAACTGAATTTAACGTGTTCAACAGCTTCTTCCCGACCCATGGGGTTGCAGTGGATTACGCCTCCTACCTGTGGGGCAATGAAAGTCTGGAATTTGAGGGCAACGACAAAACCAGCAAGGTAAAGGTTGATCTCTGTGTGAGCAAGGTGAACCTTTCTGATTACAAGGGTTTGATCCTGATTGGTGGCTATGCCATGGATCGCCTGCGTTACCAAACCACCCTTAGTGGCTCCCGCAACACTGCACCGGCGGTGGAGTTGTTACGCACTGCTGTACAGCGCATGGATGCGGGTCAGCTGGCGATTGGTACCATCTGCCACTCGCTCTGGTTGTTCTGTGCTGATCCGTCCTTAATTAAGGGCCGCAAGGTCACCTGTGCCCACAACATTGCCTGTGATGTGGAGAACGCTGGTGGTGAGCTGGTGGTGGCAAATGGTGAAACTGTAGATACCCATTCTGATGGCCTGTTGATTACCGGCCGCCACCCGGGCAGTGTGGATGCCTTTGACGAATTGTTCTTGAGCACAATCCAGGCTCTCTAG
- a CDS encoding AGE family epimerase/isomerase: MIELETSDGRLYSAILTVNTYAKQTQNLEEGWQDRGGQLEQLLVPGQMLFLYGTFFPEQQTSFEVNFIVFAGDSKDDHRYAEPGWWIRQIDSIATSYIKWQFNAPTDPIDYSNYRTLISLTGGKKEEDYLQETDTISRMVYGMASAYMLTGKDEFLEAAEKGTEYLRDKMRFVDTDTGLIYWYHGQKVSSGGQEQKLLVSEFGDDYDSIPAYEQIYALAGPIQTYRLSGDPRILDDAEKTIDLFDQYFRDDEKGGYYSHIHAVTLSAHEESLGRNRAKKNWNSVGDHAPAYLINLWLATEQDRYKVMLEDTFDTICAHFPDYDESPFVQEKFFDDWSKDQTWGWQQNRAVVGHNLKIAWNLMRFQAVQPKDSYVALAEKIAQLMPDVGYDKQRFGWYDVVDRVLQPGQRFHRYAWHDRKAWWQQEQGILAYLILQGHLPETSSYKKYADESAAFYNAFFLDNNDGGVYFNVLASGIPYLMGTERFKGSHSMSAYHSTELCFLSTVYLDLMIEKRPLDLFFKPLPNGFADRILRVSPDMLPAGSVRITSCLIDGQSYSNFDAERLTVQLPDSETRLQVKVTLTPN; this comes from the coding sequence GTGATCGAGCTGGAAACATCCGATGGCCGCTTATATAGCGCCATTCTTACCGTCAACACCTATGCCAAGCAGACCCAAAATTTGGAGGAGGGTTGGCAAGATCGAGGTGGCCAGCTGGAGCAGTTGCTGGTGCCTGGTCAAATGCTGTTTCTCTATGGCACCTTCTTCCCTGAGCAGCAGACCAGTTTTGAGGTGAATTTCATCGTTTTTGCTGGCGACAGCAAAGACGATCATCGCTATGCCGAGCCCGGTTGGTGGATTCGCCAAATTGATTCAATTGCCACCTCCTACATCAAGTGGCAATTCAATGCCCCTACCGATCCGATTGATTACAGCAACTACCGTACTCTGATCAGCCTCACCGGAGGCAAGAAGGAGGAGGATTATCTGCAGGAGACCGACACCATTTCGCGCATGGTGTACGGCATGGCCTCGGCCTACATGCTCACTGGCAAAGACGAATTTCTTGAGGCTGCTGAGAAGGGTACCGAATATCTGCGCGACAAGATGCGTTTTGTTGATACCGATACTGGCTTGATCTATTGGTACCACGGCCAAAAGGTGAGTTCCGGCGGCCAGGAGCAGAAGTTGCTTGTTTCTGAGTTTGGAGACGACTACGACTCAATTCCTGCCTATGAGCAGATCTACGCCTTGGCAGGTCCCATTCAGACCTATCGACTCAGTGGTGATCCCCGCATCCTTGACGACGCCGAAAAAACCATAGATCTGTTTGATCAATATTTCCGTGACGATGAGAAGGGCGGCTACTACTCCCATATCCATGCGGTAACCCTTAGCGCCCATGAGGAATCCCTTGGCCGCAATAGGGCTAAGAAAAACTGGAACTCCGTGGGTGATCATGCTCCCGCCTACCTAATTAACCTTTGGCTGGCCACCGAACAGGATCGCTACAAGGTGATGCTTGAAGACACCTTCGACACCATCTGTGCCCACTTCCCCGACTACGATGAAAGCCCCTTTGTGCAGGAGAAGTTCTTCGATGATTGGTCGAAGGATCAGACCTGGGGTTGGCAGCAGAACCGTGCCGTGGTGGGCCATAACCTCAAGATTGCTTGGAACCTCATGCGTTTCCAGGCAGTGCAACCCAAGGACTCCTATGTGGCCTTGGCTGAAAAGATTGCCCAATTAATGCCCGATGTGGGTTACGACAAGCAGCGTTTCGGTTGGTACGACGTGGTGGATCGGGTGCTACAACCTGGCCAGCGTTTTCATCGCTATGCCTGGCACGATCGCAAGGCCTGGTGGCAACAGGAGCAGGGCATCCTTGCCTACCTAATCTTGCAGGGGCACCTACCTGAAACCAGCAGCTACAAGAAGTATGCCGACGAGTCGGCAGCCTTCTACAATGCTTTCTTCCTCGATAACAACGACGGCGGCGTTTACTTCAACGTGCTGGCCAGTGGTATTCCCTATTTGATGGGTACGGAGCGCTTCAAAGGCAGCCATTCGATGAGTGCTTATCACTCCACCGAACTTTGCTTCCTTTCTACGGTGTATCTAGATCTGATGATTGAGAAGAGGCCCTTGGACCTTTTCTTCAAGCCCCTGCCCAATGGTTTCGCTGACAGGATCTTGCGCGTTTCTCCCGACATGCTGCCCGCAGGTAGTGTAAGGATTACTTCCTGTCTGATTGATGGTCAGTCCTACTCCAACTTTGATGCTGAACGGCTCACCGTCCAGCTACCCGATTCAGAGACCCGTCTTCAGGTGAAGGTCACCCTTACCCCTAATTGA